In the Arthrobacter sp. 31Y genome, one interval contains:
- a CDS encoding DUF58 domain-containing protein, whose product MPSLLRRVKSKMFIFAHRRTLTLLDGEYGSVFKGRSLDFDELRAYVPGDEVRDIDWKATARHGSPLIKRYVAVRRHAVLLLVDTGRNMAAQALSGESKKDIAVHAAGVLGYLASRHGDDVGLLHGNATASKYLPPRSGEEHLERLLREVDASASLDGPASGIAEQLDYVLRYLKGRLLIVAVADEFLPDAHTQSLLRRLRGRHEVLWLTVRDAELAAVAGNPMQESTDVGTGQGIPAPLTVDAKVRAAYAAATLEREQRRRDVFHGLGIAEEQTTGSEDVLTSVFALLEKHRSRAFTSRTSPQGGNRAG is encoded by the coding sequence GTGCCCAGCCTCCTCCGACGCGTTAAGTCGAAGATGTTCATCTTCGCCCACCGCAGGACACTGACCCTTCTTGACGGCGAGTATGGTTCAGTATTCAAAGGCCGCAGCCTGGACTTCGACGAACTCCGGGCATACGTCCCTGGCGACGAAGTCCGTGATATCGATTGGAAAGCCACGGCACGGCACGGCTCGCCCCTGATTAAACGTTATGTGGCGGTTCGCCGACACGCAGTCCTTTTACTAGTGGACACCGGCAGGAACATGGCCGCACAAGCATTGTCCGGGGAGTCCAAGAAAGACATCGCCGTCCATGCGGCCGGAGTGCTGGGTTACCTGGCATCCCGCCACGGTGACGATGTAGGCCTCCTGCACGGGAATGCCACGGCGTCCAAGTACCTCCCGCCTCGCAGTGGTGAAGAGCATCTGGAACGTCTGCTCCGCGAAGTGGATGCGAGCGCTTCCTTGGACGGTCCAGCCAGTGGGATCGCCGAACAGCTGGATTACGTGTTGCGGTACCTGAAGGGGCGCTTGCTCATCGTCGCCGTCGCGGATGAATTCCTGCCGGACGCCCATACCCAGAGCCTCTTGCGGAGGCTGCGCGGCCGGCACGAGGTGCTGTGGCTGACCGTCCGCGACGCCGAACTCGCTGCCGTGGCAGGGAACCCTATGCAGGAAAGCACTGATGTGGGCACCGGGCAAGGAATTCCCGCGCCCTTGACCGTGGACGCCAAGGTGCGTGCCGCCTACGCCGCGGCAACGCTGGAACGCGAACAGCGGCGGCGGGACGTGTTCCACGGTCTCGGAATTGCCGAGGAACAAACAACCGGCAGCGAAGACGTCCTGACTTCAGTCTTCGCTCTCCTGGAAAAGCACCGCTCCCGAGCCTTCACTTCCAGGACCTCTCCCCAGGGCGGCAACCGTGCAGGATGA
- a CDS encoding DUF2004 domain-containing protein, whose amino-acid sequence MGKVASKHFGEIELNHGREHCFVARHELGGNQLELDLNVTAHDHFDEAAMRKVDYRLRFLPELVDQVREMIADELDQDGTNPQQFLHFHSSQLKEEQLESVFGVSDKGQLTNDVFLKALKLGHVAIYPGQPERYFVLDFTLGSHFTDELLVAAADEDGVVDDEILWES is encoded by the coding sequence ATGGGCAAGGTAGCGAGCAAACATTTTGGGGAGATCGAGCTCAACCACGGGCGTGAACATTGCTTCGTCGCGAGACACGAACTTGGCGGCAACCAGCTTGAGCTGGACCTCAATGTCACCGCGCACGACCACTTCGATGAGGCGGCCATGCGCAAGGTGGACTACAGGTTGCGCTTCCTCCCCGAGCTCGTGGACCAGGTCAGGGAAATGATCGCCGACGAACTGGACCAGGACGGCACCAACCCTCAACAGTTCCTGCACTTCCACAGCTCGCAACTCAAGGAAGAGCAGCTCGAATCCGTCTTCGGTGTCAGCGACAAAGGCCAGCTCACCAACGACGTTTTCCTGAAGGCCCTCAAACTCGGCCACGTGGCCATCTACCCCGGCCAGCCGGAACGGTACTTCGTCCTGGACTTCACCCTCGGCTCACACTTCACCGACGAGCTGCTGGTGGCTGCAGCTGACGAGGACGGCGTGGTGGACGACGAGATTCTGTGGGAGTCGTAG
- a CDS encoding VWA domain-containing protein: MELTYWWILPLAAAAVTITAWLHRRRRPPKSRPIAHGERLTDLPEYQHALRRHRTRLALAVVLGAVFLAATATAAARPIHRSTEQPEIRNRDIVLCLDVSGSMTSTDAAIAAVFEDLAKEFDGERIGMVIFDSSSVQLFPLTDDYQFATEQLTQAKEALDSGAGSFFDGTWNGEGSSLIGDGLATCVQSFPGTEAGERSRSVVLATDNFLSGEPIFTLEEASALAADKKVKVHALNPGDMDYGGEPDQPGAQLEAAAQRTGGTYFTLDGPDAVQGIVQKVQETEATNYLAAPRVVLDDAPAWPLGIALLSGTGMLMLGWRLEP; this comes from the coding sequence ATGGAACTGACCTACTGGTGGATACTTCCCCTGGCCGCAGCAGCGGTAACCATCACCGCCTGGCTGCACCGCCGTCGTCGTCCCCCCAAGAGCCGACCCATTGCCCACGGTGAGCGGCTCACCGACCTCCCCGAATACCAACACGCCCTACGCCGGCACCGCACACGCTTGGCGCTCGCCGTAGTGTTGGGCGCCGTGTTCCTCGCCGCCACCGCCACCGCGGCCGCAAGACCCATCCACCGCTCAACGGAGCAACCGGAAATCAGGAACAGGGACATTGTCCTCTGCCTGGACGTGTCCGGGTCCATGACCAGTACAGATGCCGCCATCGCAGCAGTATTCGAAGACCTGGCCAAGGAATTCGACGGCGAGAGAATCGGCATGGTCATCTTCGACAGCAGCAGCGTGCAACTCTTCCCGCTCACCGATGATTACCAGTTCGCCACCGAACAACTCACCCAGGCCAAGGAGGCCTTGGACAGCGGCGCAGGGTCCTTCTTTGACGGCACGTGGAACGGGGAAGGGTCCTCGCTCATAGGAGACGGGCTGGCAACCTGTGTGCAGAGCTTCCCCGGCACGGAGGCAGGGGAGCGCTCGCGGTCCGTGGTGCTGGCCACGGATAACTTCCTTTCCGGAGAACCGATCTTCACCTTGGAAGAAGCCTCGGCGCTGGCAGCTGACAAAAAGGTGAAGGTCCACGCGCTCAACCCCGGCGATATGGACTACGGCGGTGAACCCGACCAGCCCGGTGCCCAGCTGGAGGCAGCGGCCCAACGAACCGGCGGCACGTACTTCACTTTGGATGGCCCGGACGCCGTTCAGGGCATCGTCCAGAAAGTGCAGGAAACCGAAGCCACAAATTACCTCGCAGCGCCCCGCGTAGTGCTCGACGACGCTCCAGCATGGCCACTGGGAATTGCCTTGCTCTCCGGTACGGGGATGCTGATGCTCGGATGGCGGTTGGAACCATGA
- the nrdI gene encoding class Ib ribonucleoside-diphosphate reductase assembly flavoprotein NrdI, translating to MAPLAAAPVRDAAEAVTTRSHLIYFSSTSENTQRFVRKLGTDAARIPLYAQDAPLRALEPYVLVLPTYGGTNGEGSVPKQVIRFLNDPRNRELIRGVIGAGNTNFADNYCAAGDIISVKCNVPHLYKFELMGTPEDVQRVNEGLEKFWTQLSQKQK from the coding sequence ATGGCACCGCTGGCAGCGGCACCCGTACGCGATGCTGCGGAAGCTGTGACCACGAGGAGTCACCTCATCTACTTTTCCTCGACCTCCGAGAACACCCAACGATTCGTCCGGAAACTGGGTACGGATGCAGCACGCATCCCTCTTTATGCCCAAGATGCCCCGCTTCGAGCCCTGGAACCCTACGTCCTTGTACTGCCCACTTATGGCGGAACAAACGGCGAAGGTTCCGTGCCGAAGCAGGTCATCAGATTTCTCAACGATCCAAGGAACAGGGAACTGATCCGCGGTGTTATTGGAGCAGGGAACACCAATTTCGCGGACAACTACTGCGCTGCAGGGGACATCATCTCCGTCAAGTGCAACGTGCCGCATCTTTACAAATTTGAACTCATGGGAACGCCGGAAGACGTTCAGCGGGTCAACGAAGGGCTGGAAAAGTTTTGGACACAACTGTCGCAGAAACAGAAGTAA
- a CDS encoding AAA family ATPase, which produces MQQITAMAGIDAPDMARAQQLVGSIVRSFENKVVGQDRLRETLVIGLLTGGHVLLESVPGLAKTTAAQAIAESVSAEFRRIQCTPDLLPSDIAGTQIFDAAKGTFVTQLGPVHANIVLLDEINRSSAKTQSAMLEAMQERQTSIGGESYPLPQPFLVLATQNPIEQEGTYRLPEAQMDRFMLKDVLDYPSPAEEAEVIRRIDAGVFSAEQKPPAAASLDAVVQVQELVRRVYIDPAIVRYIVGLAYVTRNASQYLEPRLANVVEFGASPRASIAFSQAARAMALLKGRDHVIPEDVKNLAHRILRHRIILGFDAVVEEISVETVIDAVLASVQTP; this is translated from the coding sequence GTGCAACAGATCACAGCCATGGCGGGAATTGATGCACCGGACATGGCCCGTGCCCAGCAACTCGTTGGCAGCATCGTCCGCAGCTTCGAAAACAAAGTGGTGGGTCAGGACAGGCTGCGTGAGACGTTGGTTATCGGTCTGCTGACCGGCGGCCATGTCCTGCTGGAAAGTGTGCCCGGCCTGGCCAAGACCACAGCGGCTCAAGCGATTGCCGAGTCTGTGAGTGCGGAGTTCCGCCGGATTCAGTGCACGCCGGACCTGCTGCCCAGCGACATTGCCGGCACGCAGATTTTTGATGCCGCCAAGGGCACGTTTGTCACGCAGCTGGGACCGGTTCACGCCAACATTGTGCTGTTGGATGAGATCAACCGATCCAGTGCCAAGACGCAGAGTGCCATGCTCGAGGCGATGCAGGAGCGGCAGACGTCCATAGGGGGCGAGTCCTATCCCTTGCCGCAGCCCTTCCTGGTGCTCGCTACTCAAAACCCCATCGAGCAGGAAGGGACGTACCGTCTTCCCGAAGCCCAGATGGACCGGTTCATGCTTAAGGACGTCCTGGACTATCCGAGCCCTGCGGAGGAAGCGGAAGTTATCCGGCGGATTGACGCCGGCGTGTTCAGTGCAGAGCAGAAGCCTCCGGCCGCGGCGTCCCTTGACGCTGTGGTCCAAGTCCAGGAACTGGTGCGGCGGGTCTATATTGATCCGGCAATCGTCCGTTACATCGTGGGGCTCGCCTACGTGACCCGCAACGCTTCACAGTATTTGGAGCCCCGGCTGGCAAACGTTGTGGAATTCGGGGCCAGCCCGCGGGCGAGCATCGCCTTCAGTCAGGCGGCTCGCGCCATGGCTTTGCTCAAGGGGCGTGACCACGTCATTCCTGAGGACGTCAAGAACCTCGCACATCGGATCCTGCGTCACCGGATCATTCTCGGCTTCGATGCCGTTGTTGAGGAAATTTCCGTGGAGACCGTGATCGATGCCGTGTTGGCATCCGTGCAGACGCCGTAG
- a CDS encoding LysR family transcriptional regulator, with amino-acid sequence MVNLLHLRTLMEVTRLGSFAAAAAQLGYTASAVSQQMAALERDTGVELFQRSARSVVPTEAAVTMTRHASKVLTDVEALMAAASRTNDSPAQELRLGIFPSLATYVLPDIIRNERWNGLGIELKVSVAEPAQTIQGLRSGGELDVALVYQVGQSGLAWPHSLERQWIGDDDFRVVLPASWKIREDAEIEAAHLSDMPWIIHHPGTSDALVIERLFASCNLHPRVVAYSDDFHASLEMTAAGLGASLVPELALRNRPPGVVVLDVPDIRLARNVFALLINEKRTAQVQLFTQLLADTLRETSGKSGLHPLKSAPVKGRNPHR; translated from the coding sequence ATGGTCAACCTTCTCCATCTCCGCACCCTGATGGAGGTCACGCGGCTGGGTTCCTTCGCAGCCGCTGCCGCCCAACTCGGCTACACAGCTTCGGCAGTCTCCCAACAGATGGCCGCGCTGGAACGCGATACCGGCGTCGAGCTCTTCCAGCGGTCGGCCCGCAGTGTTGTGCCAACAGAGGCCGCGGTGACCATGACCCGGCACGCGTCCAAGGTACTAACCGACGTCGAGGCCCTCATGGCAGCCGCCTCGAGGACCAACGACTCCCCCGCCCAGGAACTGAGGCTAGGTATTTTCCCTAGCCTGGCTACCTACGTCCTGCCTGACATCATCCGGAATGAACGATGGAATGGCCTGGGTATTGAGCTGAAAGTGTCCGTAGCCGAACCAGCCCAAACCATTCAGGGCCTGCGCAGCGGCGGCGAACTGGATGTGGCGCTGGTCTATCAGGTGGGTCAGTCGGGCTTGGCGTGGCCGCATTCGCTGGAGCGCCAGTGGATTGGCGACGACGACTTCCGGGTGGTGCTTCCTGCCTCATGGAAAATCCGGGAGGACGCCGAGATCGAGGCCGCGCATCTCTCCGACATGCCATGGATCATCCACCACCCCGGCACCAGCGACGCCTTGGTGATAGAACGCCTCTTCGCCAGCTGCAACCTCCACCCCCGCGTGGTGGCTTACAGCGACGACTTCCATGCGAGCCTGGAGATGACCGCCGCCGGACTCGGGGCCTCGCTGGTACCGGAGCTGGCGCTGCGGAACCGGCCACCCGGCGTCGTGGTCCTCGACGTTCCGGACATCCGGCTGGCGCGGAACGTGTTCGCCCTGCTGATCAACGAAAAGCGGACAGCCCAAGTGCAGTTGTTCACACAGCTGCTTGCAGACACCCTCAGGGAGACGTCGGGAAAGAGCGGCCTTCACCCCCTGAAATCCGCTCCTGTCAAGGGCCGCAATCCCCACAGGTGA
- the nrdF gene encoding class 1b ribonucleoside-diphosphate reductase subunit beta, which yields MTEKVKLLTHVEAINWNKIQDDKDVEVWNRLVNNFWLPEKVPLSNDVQSWHTLTPDEQQLTMRVFTGLTLLDTIQGTVGAVSLIPDAITPHEEAVYTNIAFMESVHAKSYSSIFSTLCSTKEIDDAFRWSLENENLQKKAQIVMDYYQGDDPLKRKVASTLLESFLFYSGFYLPMYWSSRAKLTNTADLIRLIIRDEAVHGYYIGYKFQKGLEKVSEARKQEIKDYTFELLFELYENEVQYTHDLYDGVGLAEDVKKFLHYNANKALMNLGYEAMFPASVTDVNPAILSALSPNADENHDFFSGSGSSYVIGKAVNTEDEDWEF from the coding sequence ATGACCGAAAAGGTCAAGCTGCTGACACACGTCGAAGCCATCAACTGGAACAAGATCCAGGACGACAAGGACGTGGAAGTCTGGAACCGGCTGGTCAACAACTTCTGGCTCCCGGAGAAGGTGCCGCTGTCCAACGACGTCCAGTCGTGGCACACACTGACGCCGGATGAGCAGCAGCTCACCATGCGCGTTTTCACGGGCCTCACCCTGCTGGACACCATCCAGGGCACAGTAGGTGCTGTCTCGCTGATCCCGGATGCGATCACCCCGCACGAAGAAGCCGTGTACACCAACATTGCCTTCATGGAGTCGGTGCACGCCAAGTCCTACTCGTCCATCTTCTCCACCCTGTGCTCCACCAAGGAGATTGACGACGCCTTCCGCTGGTCCCTCGAGAACGAGAACCTGCAGAAGAAGGCGCAGATCGTCATGGATTACTACCAGGGCGACGATCCCCTGAAGCGCAAGGTTGCCTCCACGTTGCTGGAAAGCTTCCTGTTTTACTCGGGCTTCTACCTGCCCATGTACTGGTCTTCCCGCGCCAAGCTCACGAACACGGCCGACCTCATCCGCCTCATCATTCGTGACGAGGCAGTGCACGGCTACTACATCGGCTACAAGTTCCAGAAGGGCTTGGAGAAGGTTTCCGAGGCCCGCAAGCAGGAAATCAAGGACTACACGTTCGAGCTGCTCTTCGAGCTGTACGAAAACGAAGTCCAGTACACGCACGACCTCTACGACGGAGTCGGCCTGGCCGAGGACGTCAAGAAGTTCCTGCACTACAACGCCAACAAGGCCCTCATGAACCTCGGCTACGAGGCCATGTTCCCGGCTTCCGTCACCGACGTGAACCCGGCCATCCTGTCGGCCTTGTCCCCGAACGCAGACGAGAACCACGACTTCTTCTCCGGCTCGGGCTCCTCCTACGTGATTGGCAAAGCTGTCAACACGGAGGATGAGGACTGGGAGTTCTAA
- the nrdH gene encoding glutaredoxin-like protein NrdH, with amino-acid sequence MTVTVYTKPACVQCNATYRALDKKGIAYQSVDISQDAEALERLKALGYMQAPVVVTEQDHWSGFRPDKIEELAQAVSSVA; translated from the coding sequence ATGACCGTAACGGTTTACACGAAGCCGGCCTGTGTTCAGTGCAACGCAACTTACCGGGCACTCGACAAGAAGGGCATTGCCTACCAGAGTGTCGATATCTCCCAGGATGCCGAGGCCCTCGAGCGTCTCAAGGCACTGGGATACATGCAGGCTCCCGTCGTCGTGACCGAGCAGGACCACTGGTCTGGATTCCGCCCGGACAAGATCGAGGAACTGGCCCAGGCCGTTTCCTCCGTGGCCTAA
- a CDS encoding vWA domain-containing protein: MAVGTMTFAPLIPWPLLALACVALLGFTTWTLVRRKRSERQRTWKPAALRSAAVLLLLLAALRPGWAGGQAQTGTADLDVFFVVDTSTSMAAEDYNGSSTRLSGVRQDVMAIAKELAGAKFSLITFDNKATVRVPLTQDATALQTAMATMQPQNSRYARGSSVTGAAQLLKERLQTANQQHPGRPALVFYAGDGENTSTEAPSPMDAGNVAGGAVLGYGTGQGGRMKETSNAEAGYVRDKTSDTPQDAVSRIDEGQLHAIADQLHVPYAHRTGAEPTSDMLSQARPGAITEVTHNGPGRVELYWLLAMAAFLLAIHEPLRHFTALRTLRPAVRKELSP, translated from the coding sequence ATGGCGGTTGGAACCATGACCTTCGCCCCCCTTATCCCGTGGCCCCTCCTGGCCCTGGCCTGCGTGGCCTTGCTGGGCTTCACTACCTGGACCTTGGTGCGTCGCAAGCGAAGCGAGCGGCAACGAACCTGGAAACCCGCAGCCCTGCGCAGTGCCGCCGTCCTCCTCCTGCTCCTCGCAGCTTTGCGTCCCGGTTGGGCAGGAGGCCAAGCCCAAACCGGCACCGCAGACCTGGACGTGTTCTTCGTGGTGGACACCAGCACCAGCATGGCCGCAGAAGATTACAACGGAAGCAGCACCCGGCTTTCAGGAGTTCGACAAGACGTCATGGCCATCGCCAAGGAACTGGCCGGTGCCAAGTTTTCGCTCATCACCTTCGACAACAAAGCCACCGTACGCGTGCCCCTTACCCAGGATGCAACTGCCCTGCAAACGGCCATGGCCACCATGCAACCCCAAAACAGCAGGTACGCCAGGGGGAGCAGCGTGACCGGCGCGGCTCAACTCCTGAAAGAAAGGCTCCAGACGGCTAATCAGCAACATCCAGGACGCCCCGCGCTGGTCTTTTACGCTGGCGACGGTGAGAACACCAGCACGGAAGCGCCATCTCCCATGGACGCCGGTAACGTGGCTGGGGGAGCGGTGCTCGGGTACGGAACCGGGCAGGGTGGCCGAATGAAGGAAACCTCCAACGCCGAGGCCGGATATGTGAGGGACAAAACCTCCGACACCCCGCAGGACGCCGTCTCACGAATCGACGAAGGCCAGTTACACGCCATCGCAGATCAACTTCACGTCCCCTACGCCCATAGGACGGGCGCCGAGCCAACCTCGGACATGTTGAGCCAAGCCCGCCCCGGAGCCATCACTGAAGTGACCCACAACGGCCCGGGCCGCGTGGAACTCTACTGGCTGCTCGCCATGGCCGCTTTCCTCTTGGCGATTCACGAACCCCTGAGGCACTTCACCGCCCTCCGAACGCTTCGGCCCGCCGTCAGGAAGGAGCTCTCCCCATGA
- the nrdE gene encoding class 1b ribonucleoside-diphosphate reductase subunit alpha — protein MDTVKKPLPEAFKGLGYHELNAMLNLYGPNGEIQFEADREAAHQYFLQHVNNNTVFFHDLEEKLDYLVKNQYYERETLDQYTMNFIRDLFNRAYKKKFRFETFLGAFKFYTSYTLKTFDGKRFLERYEDRVCMVALHLARGDEDLANRLVDEIIDGRFQPATPTFLNAGKAQRGELVSCFLLRIEDNMESIARAINSALQLSKRGGGVALSLTNIREHGAPIKQIENQSSGVIPVMKLLEDSFSYANQLGARQGAGAVYLHAHHPDIHRFLDTKRENADEKIRIKTLSLGVVVPDITFELAKKNEDMYLFSPYDVEKVYGVPFSDISVTEKYYEMVDDSRIKKTKISAREFFQTLAEIQFESGYPYIMFEDTVNRANPIDGKITMSNLCSEILQVSSPSIYAEDLSYETVGKDISCNLGSMNIAKTMDSPDFGRSIETSIRALSAVSDMSYINSVPSIAQGNAQSHAIGLGQMNLHGYLAREHVHYGSEEGLDFTNIYFYTVLFHALRASNRLAIETGQKFGGFEKSTYASGEFFDKYTEQEWVPETERVSELFAGHHIPTQDDWRELKASVMEHGIYNQNLQAVPPTGSISYINNSTSSIHPVAAKIEIRKEGKIGRVYYPAPYLTNDNLEYYQDAYEIGYEKIIDTYAAATQHVDQGLSLTLFFKDTATTRDINKAQIYAWRKGIKTLYYIRLRQLALEGTEVEGCVSCML, from the coding sequence GTGGACACGGTCAAGAAGCCGCTGCCTGAGGCTTTCAAGGGCTTGGGTTATCACGAGCTCAACGCCATGCTGAACCTGTATGGCCCCAACGGCGAGATCCAGTTCGAAGCTGACCGTGAAGCTGCGCACCAGTACTTCCTGCAGCACGTGAACAACAACACGGTGTTCTTCCACGACCTGGAAGAGAAGCTCGATTACCTGGTGAAGAACCAGTACTACGAGCGCGAAACCCTCGACCAGTACACGATGAACTTCATCCGCGACCTCTTCAACCGTGCGTACAAGAAGAAGTTCCGCTTTGAGACCTTCCTTGGTGCCTTCAAGTTCTACACGTCCTACACGCTGAAGACTTTTGACGGCAAGCGTTTCCTGGAGCGCTACGAAGACCGCGTCTGCATGGTTGCACTGCACCTGGCACGCGGCGACGAAGACCTGGCGAACCGCCTCGTCGACGAAATCATCGACGGCCGCTTCCAGCCGGCTACCCCCACGTTCCTCAATGCCGGCAAGGCACAGCGCGGCGAGCTCGTCTCCTGCTTCCTGCTCCGCATCGAAGACAACATGGAGTCGATCGCCCGCGCCATCAACTCCGCGCTCCAGCTTTCCAAGCGTGGCGGCGGTGTAGCGCTTTCGCTCACCAACATCCGCGAGCACGGCGCACCGATCAAGCAGATCGAGAACCAGTCCTCCGGCGTCATCCCCGTGATGAAGCTCCTCGAAGACAGCTTCTCCTACGCCAACCAGCTCGGTGCCCGCCAGGGTGCAGGTGCGGTATACCTGCACGCCCACCACCCGGACATCCACCGCTTCCTGGACACCAAGCGCGAGAACGCTGACGAGAAAATCCGCATCAAGACGCTCTCCTTGGGCGTTGTGGTTCCGGACATCACCTTCGAGCTCGCCAAGAAGAACGAGGACATGTACCTCTTCTCCCCGTACGACGTGGAGAAGGTCTACGGTGTTCCGTTCTCCGATATTTCGGTGACCGAGAAGTACTACGAGATGGTTGACGATTCCCGGATCAAGAAGACCAAGATCAGCGCCCGCGAGTTCTTCCAGACCCTCGCGGAGATCCAGTTCGAGTCCGGCTACCCGTACATCATGTTCGAGGACACCGTAAACAGGGCCAACCCGATTGACGGCAAGATCACCATGAGCAACCTGTGCTCGGAGATCCTGCAGGTTTCCTCGCCGTCCATTTACGCCGAGGACCTCAGCTACGAGACCGTGGGTAAGGACATTTCCTGCAACCTCGGTTCAATGAACATCGCCAAGACCATGGACTCGCCGGACTTTGGCCGTTCCATCGAGACGTCCATCCGCGCCCTGAGCGCCGTGTCCGACATGTCCTACATCAACTCGGTGCCGTCCATCGCTCAGGGCAACGCCCAGAGCCACGCAATCGGCCTCGGACAGATGAACCTCCACGGTTACCTTGCCCGCGAGCACGTCCACTACGGTTCCGAAGAGGGGTTGGACTTCACCAACATCTACTTCTACACGGTGCTGTTCCACGCTCTGCGAGCTTCCAACCGTCTCGCCATCGAGACCGGCCAGAAGTTCGGCGGCTTCGAGAAGTCCACTTACGCATCCGGTGAGTTCTTCGACAAGTACACCGAGCAAGAATGGGTTCCGGAAACGGAGCGCGTCAGCGAGCTCTTCGCCGGCCACCACATCCCCACCCAGGATGACTGGCGCGAGCTGAAGGCTTCGGTCATGGAGCACGGTATCTACAACCAGAACCTCCAGGCCGTTCCGCCTACCGGTTCCATCAGCTACATCAACAACTCCACGTCCTCCATCCACCCGGTGGCCGCCAAGATCGAAATCCGCAAGGAAGGCAAGATCGGGCGCGTTTACTACCCGGCTCCGTACCTGACCAACGACAACCTGGAGTACTACCAGGATGCCTACGAAATCGGCTACGAGAAGATCATCGACACCTACGCTGCTGCCACGCAGCACGTGGACCAGGGCCTGTCCCTGACGCTGTTCTTCAAGGACACCGCCACCACGCGCGATATCAACAAGGCGCAGATCTACGCATGGCGCAAGGGCATCAAGACCCTCTACTACATCCGTCTCCGCCAGCTCGCGCTGGAGGGCACTGAGGTGGAAGGCTGCGTTAGCTGCATGCTGTGA
- a CDS encoding dienelactone hydrolase family protein: MVQLEKFEKYLIEEFYDDYRSGDMSHKTFTRRVAFIMGSMTAAAAAMTLVGCTPDEVPRSTDPMPTPSPTSSAASPGSATTAVPNAKSPLSVPEGAAGLVTATVTFTSGGTEISGYVARPEGSQKGPAVLICHENRGLTPHIQDVARRFAKEGYAALALDLLSREGGTANMDPDAVPGALTQAGAQRHVNDFKAAFVFLNDQDFFDEGRIAMVGFCFGGGITWQASTEIPALKATSSFYGPAPDLAKVPTIKPAVFGVYAENDARITGAMPQLQQALGGTTVKHGGERYVEAQATAAWNDTLAWFKDNV, encoded by the coding sequence ATGGTGCAGCTTGAGAAGTTCGAAAAGTACTTGATCGAGGAGTTCTACGATGACTACCGATCGGGGGATATGTCGCACAAGACATTCACAAGGCGGGTGGCATTCATCATGGGGAGCATGACCGCTGCTGCGGCGGCCATGACTTTGGTGGGCTGCACGCCGGACGAGGTTCCCAGGAGCACGGACCCGATGCCCACGCCTTCGCCCACGTCATCTGCGGCGTCACCTGGGAGTGCCACAACTGCAGTTCCCAATGCGAAGAGCCCGTTGTCTGTTCCTGAGGGTGCTGCCGGACTGGTAACGGCCACGGTGACATTCACCTCGGGCGGGACTGAGATCAGCGGCTACGTTGCCCGGCCGGAGGGAAGTCAAAAGGGACCCGCAGTCCTGATCTGCCATGAGAACAGGGGCCTCACACCACACATTCAGGACGTTGCCCGGCGTTTCGCCAAGGAAGGCTACGCGGCGTTGGCACTGGACCTCCTCAGCAGGGAGGGCGGCACGGCGAACATGGACCCGGATGCCGTCCCGGGTGCACTCACGCAGGCAGGCGCTCAACGGCATGTAAACGACTTCAAAGCCGCTTTCGTATTCCTTAACGACCAGGACTTCTTCGACGAGGGCCGCATCGCCATGGTGGGCTTCTGCTTCGGCGGCGGCATCACGTGGCAGGCATCCACTGAAATCCCCGCCCTCAAAGCGACGTCTTCCTTCTACGGTCCTGCGCCGGACTTGGCCAAGGTACCCACCATCAAGCCGGCCGTGTTCGGTGTCTATGCCGAGAACGACGCACGCATCACCGGCGCGATGCCCCAACTCCAACAGGCCTTGGGCGGTACAACGGTCAAGCATGGCGGTGAACGGTATGTCGAGGCCCAGGCCACGGCAGCATGGAATGACACCTTGGCGTGGTTCAAGGACAACGTCTGA